A portion of the Colius striatus isolate bColStr4 chromosome 1, bColStr4.1.hap1, whole genome shotgun sequence genome contains these proteins:
- the LOC133625184 gene encoding uncharacterized protein LOC133625184 encodes MKSNPREITKKMLDAAAQHPIPDDQDTSESEEELGEETNKSLCIFSKGPEDPVAVCEEQRSGGDESLKEVAVVSIERFPVAVSEVSTMSNNALKNELPVESDRSLLIHVKPFTIESLTKNDDGETNQRHEQNVCKISFLKISNDENSIREAEGISEDDNMPLLSTENKPRSNQITCQPDVEAKLLNLNDEEKEISLCYNSKVCDTMPDDNTEDKGALEDEETSSDACAFFSINLPTEELQLGFDTQVSVSSCSKDKFVDEERPLKMRKPKQTHTNSSTQLNCFWSKEGLVKENHQVTVTEEADDVINSSLLACTAGEVHFDSHLEARATFMQCLSEVNVPSNDASPITLKTKRCRKIVNLAPKFNLPRQIADSTEEAKKVPIKDDVTKKSDLELGQKSFLSKSCGEECEQGYALQGAEATCSLPTLDTNALLHDISYIHLGQSSTPKYSCAVCDVPEVKEERDRTLKQQQVVDKKESESEQVSSEVTNSQPDILSYVVSEKPENSSILASCLENVPKADDLEPAEASQLEDNQDVNLKCSFLGLPLSLGFAFQLVQLFGSPGLPLESLLPDDYIVPLDRKVSKMIYLLWKTSVEEKQKPNGSQNGNALAGDIVRLEDLNKNHQENQDSSESLPERKLLQGGTEENIVTYSDAACVDAVFQQS; translated from the exons atgaaaagcaatcctagagaaattacaaagaaaatgttaGACGCAGCAGCTCAGCATCCGATTCCAGATGACCAAGACACTTCAGAAAGTGAAGAGGAGTTAGGAGAAGAAACCAATAAATCATTGTGTATATTCAGCAAAGGTCCAGAGGATCCAGtagcagtttgtgaagagcaGCGTAGTGGTGGTGATGAAAGCCTAAAAGAAGTTGCAGTGGTTTCAATAGAAAGGTTTCCTGTTGCTGTGTCTGAGGTCTCAACAATGTCGAACAATGCATTGAAAAATGAATTGCCTGTAGAAAGTGACAGATCACTTTTAATACATGTAAAACCTTTTACTATTGAAAGCCTAACCAAAAATGATGATGGGGAAACAAACCAAAGGCATGAacaaaatgtttgcaaaatCAGTTTCCTAAAAATAAGCAACGATGAAAATTCCATCCGTGAAGCAGAAGGCATCTCTGAAGATGATAACATGCCACTGTTAAGCACAGAGAACAAACCCAGATCAAATCAAATTACGTGTCAACCTGATGTGGAAGCTAAGCTGTTGAATTTaaatgatgaagaaaaagaaatctctctgTGTTACAATTCAAAGGTATGTGATACCATGCCTGATGATAACACAGAGGACAAAGGTGCTTTAGAAGATGAAGAGACTAGTTCTGATGCCTGTGCctttttttcaattaatttaCCTACTGAGGAATTGCAGTTGGGCTTTGATACCCaagtctctgtctcctcttgcTCTAAGGATAAATTTGTAGATGAAGAAAGACCCCTCAAAATGAGGAAACCTAAACAGACTCATACAAACAGTTCAACCCAGCTAAACTGCTTTTGGTCAAAGGAAGGATTGGTGAAGGAAAACCATCAGGTAACAGTAACTGAGGAGGCTGATGATGTAATAAACAGTAGTCTGTTGGCATGCACAGCAGGTGAAGTGCACTTTGATTCCCATCTGGAAGCCAGGGCTACCTTCATGCAGTGTTTGAGTGAAGTAAATGTTCCAAGCAATGATGCCTCACCAATTACATTGAAGAcgaaaagatgcagaaaaattGTTAACTTGGCACCAAAGTTTAATCTACCAAGGCAGATTGCTGATAGTACAGAGGAAGCGAAGAAAGTTCCAATAAAAGATGATGTTACCAAAAAAAGTGATTTGGAATTAGGGCAAAAGAGCTTTCTGAGCAAGAGCTGTGGAGAGGAATGTGAACAGGGCTATGCACTGCAGGGCGCCGAGGCAACGTGTTCCTTACCCACGCTGGATACAAATGCTCTGTTACATGATATTTCTTACATTCATTTGGGACAATCTTCTACACCAAAGTATTCCTGTGCGGTTTGTGACGTTCCCGAGGTAAAGGAGGAGCGAGATAGAACTCTTAAGCAACAACAGGTAGTTGATAAAAAAGAGAGTGAGAGTGAACAAGTTTCTTCGGAAGTTACAAATAGCCAACCAGATATTTTGTCTTATGTTGTTTCTGAGAAACCAGAAAATTCTAGTATATTGGCAAGCTGCCTTGAAAATGTGCCCAAAGCAGATGACCTTGAGCCAGCAGAGGCCTCACAACTTGAAGATAATCAAGATGTTAATCTGAAATGTAGTTTTCTGGGACTTCCCTTATCATTAGGATTTGCTTTTCAACTTGTGCAGCTCTTTGGTTCTCCAGGTCTTCCACTGG AATCCTTGTTGCCAGATGATTATATAGTTCCTCTTGACCGGAAAGTTTCAAAGATGATCTATTTACTGTGGAAGACCTCTGTGGAG gaaaaacagaaaccaaatGGATCACAGAATGGAAATGCCTTGGCTG GTGATATTGTTAGACTTGAAGACCTGAATAAAAATCACCAAGAGAATCAAGACTCTTCTGAATCACTACCAGAAAGGAAGCTGTTGCAGGGAGGGACAGAGGAGAACATTGTGACCTACAGTGACGCTGCCTGTGTGGATGCTGTGTTTCAGCAGTCATGA